One Clostridium novyi NT genomic window carries:
- a CDS encoding phage minor head protein — protein sequence MEKLSKYYLEILKLLEEGEKDTNKLLLANYKSSLIEMKKLLNSYLNRYGDLSFQEWLKVDRLKSLLNQINNVLDNTYKNNETLISNHAKEAYSKTYNGLFYQLEVENGLTLDFTMIDTKTVEKAIQMPIDGLRLSERLYDKHLHNLKLKTKGALTRGLINGSGYRDIAVDISNIGVADYKQALRIAITEGNRLRSLAREDSYQEASKLGIGLKKRWISTLDHKTRDTHRALDGVTIGIDEEFEIRGYKALQPRLFGVASEDIHCRCDTISIVEDIASNLRRDNTTGDIIEYENYNEWYSKRFGNDVYKGGYWYTKDGIIKITEDHKGEHYSPPRKHKPYSVIESDKVSKNGFNQVDRTLYDKYGMMVKQIHSGHHNRPKQHPYGKHGEHSHIYKWDKEEKMISREVKELTKKERRQHRDILKE from the coding sequence ATGGAGAAGCTTAGTAAATATTATTTAGAGATATTAAAGCTTCTTGAAGAAGGAGAAAAGGATACAAATAAGTTATTGCTTGCTAATTATAAATCGTCACTTATAGAAATGAAAAAGCTTTTAAACTCTTATTTAAATAGATATGGAGATTTAAGTTTTCAAGAATGGTTAAAAGTAGATAGGTTAAAGTCATTGCTCAATCAAATAAATAATGTATTAGATAATACTTATAAAAATAATGAAACGTTGATAAGCAATCATGCTAAAGAAGCTTATTCTAAAACATATAATGGTTTATTCTATCAATTAGAAGTAGAGAATGGATTAACATTAGATTTTACAATGATTGATACTAAAACAGTAGAAAAAGCTATTCAGATGCCTATAGATGGATTAAGGTTAAGTGAAAGATTATATGATAAGCATTTACATAATCTTAAGCTTAAAACTAAAGGAGCTTTAACAAGAGGTCTTATAAATGGTTCTGGGTATAGAGATATAGCCGTTGATATAAGCAATATAGGGGTAGCTGATTATAAACAAGCTTTAAGGATAGCGATAACAGAAGGAAACAGACTTAGAAGTTTAGCAAGAGAAGATAGTTATCAAGAAGCAAGTAAATTAGGAATAGGATTAAAGAAAAGATGGATTTCAACATTAGATCATAAAACAAGAGATACACATAGAGCATTAGATGGTGTAACTATAGGTATAGATGAAGAATTTGAAATAAGAGGATATAAAGCCTTGCAACCTAGATTGTTTGGTGTAGCAAGTGAAGATATTCATTGTAGATGTGACACTATATCTATAGTTGAAGATATAGCGTCGAATTTAAGGAGAGATAATACTACTGGAGATATTATAGAATATGAGAATTATAATGAATGGTACAGTAAAAGATTTGGAAATGATGTTTATAAAGGTGGATACTGGTACACCAAAGATGGTATAATAAAAATAACAGAGGATCATAAGGGAGAACATTATAGTCCTCCAAGAAAACATAAACCTTATTCAGTAATAGAGAGTGATAAAGTTAGTAAAAATGGCTTTAATCAAGTTGATAGGACTTTATATGATAAATATGGAATGATGGTTAAACAAATTCATTCGGGACATCATAATAGACCTAAACAGCATCCTTATGGTAAGCATGGAGAACATAGCCACATTTATAAGTGGGATAAAGAAGAAAAAATGATTTCAAGAGAAGTTAAAGAACTGACTAAAAAGGAAAGAAGACAGCATAGGGATATATTGAAGGAGTGA